In one window of Vallitalea okinawensis DNA:
- a CDS encoding trans-4-hydroxy-L-proline dehydratase activase: MSLGHIMTIQKFSVHDGPGIRTTVFLKGCPLRCWWCHNPESQCMSNTIMFYMERCTHCERCVSGCTTNAIKIDEGYPQRDKTNCMLCGKCVDLCPSNALEYIGRAMTVEELMEDILKDEIFYDESGGGVTFSGGEPLLQHEFIKEMLMACKEKNIHTAIDTSGFGDWQHLKHIIDEVDLFLYDLKLMNDEKHIKYTGVSNQNILDNLRKLSEYGADIAVRMPIIAGINDDNGHIIDCIQFLSTLKILKVNLLPYHKMGMEKYSRLEMKYLLSGKERPSDERLREIINMFDQSGIKTEIGG; the protein is encoded by the coding sequence GTGTCCTTGGGACATATTATGACGATACAAAAATTTTCTGTCCATGATGGACCTGGAATTAGAACAACTGTATTTTTGAAGGGATGTCCTTTAAGGTGTTGGTGGTGTCATAATCCAGAAAGCCAATGCATGAGCAACACAATCATGTTTTATATGGAACGGTGTACTCATTGTGAGAGATGTGTATCGGGATGTACCACTAATGCAATAAAAATAGATGAAGGTTATCCTCAGAGGGATAAAACTAATTGTATGCTTTGTGGGAAATGTGTTGATCTTTGTCCATCAAATGCCCTAGAGTATATCGGGCGTGCAATGACTGTGGAAGAACTAATGGAAGATATACTAAAGGATGAAATTTTCTATGATGAATCTGGTGGAGGTGTCACTTTTTCAGGCGGAGAACCTTTACTTCAACATGAATTTATAAAAGAAATGCTCATGGCTTGTAAGGAAAAAAATATACATACAGCAATAGATACAAGTGGATTTGGTGATTGGCAACATTTAAAGCATATTATCGATGAAGTGGATCTATTTCTTTATGATCTTAAGTTAATGAATGATGAAAAGCACATAAAATATACAGGTGTATCAAATCAAAACATACTGGATAATTTAAGAAAGCTATCTGAATATGGAGCTGATATCGCAGTCCGAATGCCCATTATTGCAGGAATTAATGATGACAATGGACATATTATTGATTGTATTCAATTTCTGTCAACTTTAAAAATTCTTAAGGTTAACCTATTGCCTTATCATAAAATGGGAATGGAAAAGTACAGCAGACTTGAGATGAAATATCTTTTATCTGGGAAGGAAAGACCTTCAGATGAAAGACTAAGAGAAATTATAAATATGTTTGACCAATCCGGTATAAAAACTGAAATAGGAGGTTAA
- a CDS encoding helix-turn-helix domain-containing protein, whose amino-acid sequence MIDNIGQNIKKLRTELNLTLKDVSEETGLSIGFLSQFERGLTTIAIDSLDKIAKVLKVDLTYFFDKTQNENNNIVLRSYEREVFQIDYSHIIHYHLTNNLDNKELLPRLIEILPSVAEENVKAYQHEGEEFIYVLEGIVTLILKDQEYQLYPGDSAHYDSTRAHNWANYTNKTVKLLVVNTPTGLKEQI is encoded by the coding sequence ATGATCGATAATATAGGTCAAAACATAAAAAAGTTACGTACAGAACTTAATCTGACATTGAAGGATGTAAGTGAAGAAACAGGATTGTCTATAGGTTTTCTATCACAATTTGAAAGAGGATTAACAACGATAGCAATTGATTCGCTGGATAAGATAGCTAAAGTACTTAAAGTTGACTTAACTTACTTTTTCGATAAAACACAAAATGAAAATAATAATATTGTACTCAGAAGCTATGAAAGAGAAGTATTCCAAATAGATTACTCACATATCATTCATTATCATTTAACCAATAATCTTGATAATAAAGAGTTATTGCCAAGACTGATTGAAATTCTTCCTTCAGTAGCTGAAGAGAATGTAAAAGCCTATCAGCATGAAGGCGAAGAATTCATTTATGTATTAGAAGGTATTGTTACACTGATTTTGAAGGATCAAGAATATCAATTATATCCTGGAGATAGCGCACATTACGATTCCACAAGAGCTCATAACTGGGCTAATTATACCAATAAGACTGTTAAACTACTAGTAGTCAACACACCTACAGGTCTTAAAGAACAAATTTAA
- the proC gene encoding pyrroline-5-carboxylate reductase: MRTIGFIGCGNMAKAMIGGIVKGNIVPANQIIASDLNQESLSDVSHQYGIQTTINNHDVARQSDILVLAVKPHLYAVVINEIKDLVKDNVIVIAIAAGKAIQDMINMFGRELKIVRVMPNTPALVGEGMSAFCKNNLVNDNELQDVVNILEGFGKAEQVDEKLMDVVIATSGSSPAYVYMFIEAMADAAVLDGLPRDKAYKMAAQAVLGAAKMVLETGIHPGQLKDMVCSPGGTTIEAVSVLEEKGLRSAVISAMRTCTNKSKEMSK, from the coding sequence ATGAGGACAATAGGATTTATAGGTTGCGGGAACATGGCAAAGGCTATGATTGGTGGAATTGTAAAAGGCAATATTGTTCCTGCTAATCAAATAATAGCATCAGATCTAAATCAAGAAAGCCTAAGTGATGTCTCTCACCAATATGGTATTCAAACAACAATCAATAATCATGATGTGGCTAGACAATCCGATATTTTGGTGTTAGCCGTTAAGCCTCATCTATATGCAGTTGTAATAAATGAAATAAAAGATTTAGTTAAAGATAATGTTATTGTTATTGCAATAGCGGCTGGAAAAGCTATTCAAGATATGATTAATATGTTTGGAAGAGAACTAAAAATAGTAAGAGTTATGCCCAATACCCCAGCTCTTGTTGGTGAAGGTATGTCTGCTTTTTGCAAAAATAATTTAGTTAATGATAATGAATTGCAGGATGTTGTCAATATTTTAGAAGGTTTCGGAAAAGCAGAGCAAGTGGATGAAAAATTAATGGATGTCGTAATAGCTACCAGTGGATCTTCACCAGCTTATGTATACATGTTTATCGAAGCCATGGCTGATGCAGCGGTATTAGATGGGTTGCCAAGAGATAAAGCCTATAAGATGGCAGCGCAAGCTGTGCTCGGTGCAGCTAAAATGGTGTTAGAAACAGGGATACATCCTGGTCAGTTAAAGGATATGGTATGTTCACCAGGTGGTACAACTATTGAAGCTGTATCCGTTCTTGAAGAAAAGGGTTTAAGATCTGCTGTTATTTCTGCTATGAGAACATGTACCAATAAATCAAAAGAGATGTCAAAATAA
- the melB gene encoding melibiose:sodium transporter MelB → MKLSVREKISYGIGAFGKDLVYSIVATYIMFYLNDILGINPLLLGTLFLGARIFDAVNDPMMGKIVDNTKSRFGKFRPWIFIGTLMNAVVLVGLFYGPSLEGTSLFVYVSIFYILWGVTYTIMDIPYWSMIPALTQDQKEREQIAAIPKIFASIGFTAVAVLGIPFFKWLGQGSDRVGFFRLAVIIAVVFIITISITVANVKDVSCVQSNNKITFKKMFEILVRNDQLLVVIITIVIYNVSTYITTTLGIYFFKYDIGNEMLFSIFAGIAGVGQVIAMGIFPFLTNKFTRKQVFLTGIASTILGYLILLITSNMGINSMTILFSSGFLIFLGFGFATILTTVMLADTVEYGEWKFDYRSESIIFSMQTFVVKLSSAISGFIVGVGLSLIKFVPDQPQTLETLVGLRFIMFVVPILGMLISLFVYLQFFKLDEKMYARIVMEIKERGEKEAV, encoded by the coding sequence ATGAAACTGTCTGTACGTGAAAAAATATCTTATGGTATCGGTGCTTTTGGGAAGGACCTAGTTTATAGTATAGTAGCAACTTATATCATGTTTTATCTCAATGATATATTGGGTATCAATCCATTATTATTAGGTACCTTATTTTTAGGAGCAAGGATTTTTGATGCTGTTAATGACCCAATGATGGGGAAGATTGTTGATAATACAAAAAGTAGATTTGGTAAGTTCAGACCATGGATTTTTATTGGAACTTTAATGAATGCTGTAGTATTAGTAGGTCTATTCTATGGTCCATCACTTGAGGGAACATCCTTGTTCGTGTATGTATCTATCTTTTATATTTTATGGGGCGTTACCTATACCATTATGGATATACCCTATTGGTCCATGATACCTGCTTTAACACAGGACCAAAAAGAACGGGAGCAAATAGCTGCTATCCCAAAGATATTCGCTAGTATTGGTTTCACAGCAGTTGCAGTTCTTGGAATCCCATTTTTTAAATGGCTGGGTCAAGGAAGTGATAGAGTTGGTTTTTTTAGACTTGCTGTAATAATAGCAGTGGTCTTTATCATAACTATATCCATAACTGTTGCTAATGTAAAAGACGTCAGTTGCGTTCAATCAAATAACAAAATAACTTTTAAGAAAATGTTTGAGATATTAGTAAGAAATGATCAGCTGCTTGTGGTTATCATTACTATCGTTATTTACAATGTGTCTACCTATATCACTACTACTTTAGGAATATATTTCTTTAAATATGATATAGGCAATGAAATGTTATTCTCTATATTTGCTGGTATTGCAGGTGTAGGGCAAGTAATAGCTATGGGTATATTTCCATTCCTAACGAATAAATTCACACGTAAACAAGTATTCCTAACAGGTATAGCCTCTACCATCTTGGGTTATCTGATATTACTGATTACAAGTAACATGGGCATTAATTCTATGACGATATTATTCAGTTCAGGATTTTTAATATTTTTAGGATTTGGATTTGCAACGATATTAACCACAGTTATGTTGGCTGATACTGTAGAGTATGGTGAATGGAAATTTGATTACAGAAGTGAAAGTATAATCTTTTCCATGCAGACCTTTGTTGTAAAGTTATCATCTGCAATAAGTGGGTTTATTGTTGGAGTAGGGCTATCGTTGATTAAGTTTGTACCAGATCAACCACAGACACTGGAAACACTGGTTGGACTCAGGTTTATAATGTTCGTTGTTCCTATTCTAGGAATGCTCATCAGTCTCTTCGTATATCTTCAGTTTTTTAAATTGGATGAAAAGATGTATGCAAGAATTGTAATGGAAATAAAAGAAAGAGGCGAAAAAGAGGCGGTGTAA
- the hypD gene encoding trans-4-hydroxy-L-proline dehydratase, with protein MTERVKKLREQSLNAEPYISMERAKIIDEVYKKYEGTVATPILRALVLKELMTQKELCINNGELIVGERGEMPAATPTYPELCCHTLEDLDLMDQREKISFKVTEDVKQLQKEVIIPFWEKRSMRHVILNSMSTEWKKCYEAGIFTEFMEQRGPGHTVADNKIYQKGFIAFKEEIDHSISKLDFLNDDEALDKKNQLEAMGIACDAIIILGKRYAKLAEQMAKEECNQVRKKELQHIADTCNHVPAYAPRTFEEALQMYWFVHLCVVSEINPWDSFCPGRLDQHLNLFYEKEMKEGTLTRENAEELLQCFWIKFNNQPAPPKVGVTLKESGTYTDFSNINSGGLQEDGSDGVNDVSYLVLDVIDEMRLLQPSSNVQISKKSPRRFVKRACEIARKGWGQPSMFNTDAVIQEMLRAGKTIEDARNGGNSGCVETGAFGKEAYILTGYINLPKIFEITLYNGIDPQTGDKIGIETGEVKDFTAFDELFDAFKKQLKHFINIKMIGNRIIERLYATKMPVPFLSVIIDDCIHEGKDYNAGGARYNTSYLQGVGIGTITDSMSAIKYQIFDKKNLTMNEMMEALKVNYEGYDYLWNMVKNKTPKYGNDEDYADKVMQQIFNAYYDEVTGRRNIKGGNFRINMLPTTCHVYFGSVTGATPDGRKANLPLSEGISPSKGADRNGPTAVIKSASKMDHIKTGGTLLNQKFTPSVLQGEKGLDHMISLVNTYFRLDGHHIQFNVIKKETLLEAQKNPEDYKELIVRVAGYSDYFNNLDKVLQDEIIERTEQSLI; from the coding sequence ATGACAGAAAGGGTTAAGAAACTAAGAGAGCAGAGCCTTAATGCAGAACCATACATATCAATGGAAAGAGCAAAAATTATTGATGAGGTATACAAAAAATATGAAGGAACAGTAGCTACTCCTATATTGAGGGCTCTAGTTCTAAAAGAATTAATGACCCAAAAGGAACTTTGTATTAACAATGGTGAATTGATTGTTGGAGAGAGAGGTGAGATGCCTGCAGCCACACCTACCTATCCTGAGTTATGCTGTCATACTTTAGAGGATTTAGATCTCATGGATCAACGTGAAAAAATATCTTTTAAAGTGACAGAGGATGTTAAACAACTCCAAAAAGAAGTCATAATTCCTTTTTGGGAAAAGCGGTCCATGCGGCATGTTATATTGAATAGTATGTCAACTGAGTGGAAAAAGTGTTATGAAGCTGGGATCTTTACTGAATTCATGGAGCAAAGAGGACCAGGGCATACTGTAGCAGATAATAAAATTTATCAAAAAGGTTTTATTGCTTTTAAAGAAGAAATAGATCACTCTATATCCAAACTGGATTTTTTAAACGATGATGAAGCTCTCGATAAAAAGAACCAACTTGAGGCTATGGGTATAGCCTGTGATGCTATTATTATTCTTGGTAAGCGTTATGCAAAGTTGGCTGAACAAATGGCTAAGGAAGAATGTAATCAAGTGCGAAAAAAGGAACTACAACATATAGCTGATACCTGTAATCACGTTCCAGCCTATGCCCCTAGAACTTTTGAAGAAGCCTTACAAATGTACTGGTTTGTCCATTTATGTGTGGTATCTGAAATCAATCCTTGGGACTCTTTCTGTCCAGGAAGACTAGATCAGCATCTCAATCTTTTCTATGAAAAAGAGATGAAAGAGGGAACTTTAACACGTGAAAATGCCGAAGAATTGTTGCAGTGCTTTTGGATAAAATTCAATAACCAACCTGCACCACCTAAAGTAGGAGTTACTCTTAAAGAAAGTGGTACGTATACAGATTTTTCTAATATCAATAGTGGAGGCCTACAAGAAGATGGTTCAGATGGAGTTAATGATGTGAGCTATTTAGTTCTAGATGTTATCGATGAAATGCGTTTGTTGCAACCGAGTTCTAATGTGCAAATAAGCAAGAAATCTCCCAGAAGATTTGTGAAAAGAGCATGTGAGATCGCTAGAAAAGGCTGGGGTCAACCTTCAATGTTTAACACAGATGCAGTTATTCAAGAAATGTTAAGAGCTGGGAAGACTATTGAAGACGCCAGAAATGGTGGTAACAGCGGGTGTGTTGAAACAGGAGCATTCGGTAAAGAAGCTTATATCCTCACGGGCTATATCAATCTACCTAAAATATTTGAGATAACATTATACAATGGTATTGATCCACAAACAGGTGATAAAATAGGAATAGAAACAGGAGAAGTAAAGGATTTCACTGCTTTTGATGAACTATTTGATGCTTTCAAAAAGCAGTTGAAGCATTTTATTAATATTAAAATGATAGGTAATAGAATTATTGAAAGACTATATGCTACCAAAATGCCAGTACCCTTCCTCTCTGTGATTATAGATGATTGTATTCATGAAGGTAAAGACTACAATGCTGGAGGAGCTAGATACAATACATCCTACTTACAAGGTGTAGGTATAGGTACAATAACTGATAGTATGTCAGCCATAAAATATCAAATATTTGATAAAAAAAATCTTACCATGAATGAAATGATGGAAGCATTAAAAGTTAATTATGAAGGATATGATTATTTATGGAACATGGTCAAGAATAAGACACCAAAGTACGGTAATGATGAGGATTATGCTGATAAAGTGATGCAGCAAATATTTAATGCCTATTATGATGAGGTGACAGGAAGAAGAAATATAAAGGGTGGTAATTTCAGGATTAATATGTTGCCGACTACTTGTCATGTATATTTTGGCTCAGTTACGGGTGCTACACCTGATGGAAGAAAAGCAAATTTACCTCTTTCAGAAGGTATTTCTCCATCAAAAGGTGCAGATAGAAATGGACCAACTGCAGTTATTAAATCTGCTTCAAAAATGGATCACATTAAAACAGGTGGAACTTTACTCAATCAAAAATTTACACCGTCAGTTTTACAAGGTGAAAAAGGATTGGATCATATGATAAGCTTGGTTAATACCTATTTTCGCTTAGATGGCCATCATATACAATTTAATGTCATCAAAAAAGAAACCTTACTTGAAGCACAAAAAAATCCTGAAGATTATAAAGAGCTTATTGTACGTGTGGCAGGATACAGTGATTACTTCAATAATCTTGATAAAGTTTTACAAGATGAGATTATTGAGAGAACAGAACAGAGTTTGATATAG
- a CDS encoding TetR/AcrR family transcriptional regulator, protein MAVSTSQYREEERQQLKEKRRKDIIKVAQELFIKKGLTETTMSDIAAGVKISRRTLYRYYKTKEELAFQIEIILFEDFYRFQDEIFNQLEGNGLEKIKEFFSQIADYIDDNSQIIRFSGEFDHYFRGDYPYSDLTNQFKGMISTNDELLVKLIIEGRKDGSIRDDIEPRITALTMNNVLLSITQRVIIRGDHLIEEQNVNPKEMVFQQLKLFMFSLENK, encoded by the coding sequence ATGGCTGTAAGTACAAGTCAATACAGGGAAGAAGAAAGACAACAATTGAAAGAGAAACGGCGTAAAGATATCATTAAAGTAGCTCAAGAACTATTCATTAAAAAAGGTCTTACTGAGACCACTATGTCAGATATTGCTGCTGGTGTTAAGATTAGTAGAAGAACTTTATATCGTTATTATAAAACAAAGGAAGAGCTAGCCTTTCAAATTGAGATTATACTTTTTGAGGATTTCTACCGTTTTCAAGACGAGATATTTAATCAACTAGAAGGTAATGGCTTAGAGAAAATAAAAGAATTCTTTTCCCAAATAGCTGATTACATCGATGACAATTCACAAATCATAAGATTTTCAGGGGAGTTTGATCACTATTTCAGGGGTGACTATCCTTATTCTGATTTAACCAACCAATTTAAAGGTATGATCTCAACTAATGATGAATTATTGGTAAAACTTATAATAGAGGGAAGAAAAGATGGATCCATACGTGATGATATAGAACCAAGGATTACAGCGTTAACCATGAATAACGTTTTACTTAGTATTACTCAAAGAGTCATAATAAGAGGAGATCACTTAATAGAAGAACAGAATGTGAACCCTAAAGAAATGGTTTTCCAACAATTAAAACTATTTATGTTTTCATTAGAAAATAAATAA
- a CDS encoding glycoside hydrolase family 2 TIM barrel-domain containing protein, with protein MGYQKELKKKVEWEDPSIIHLNKERGHIVAMPYDDEKEAFKGGASAYKSSLNGTWKFNWDKRPADRPIDFYKESYDVSRWDDIDVPSNWQMKGYGIPIYTDTTYPYSINTKNIPSIDHEYNPVGSYKRTFEITEKLDNKELYIHFAGVKSAFYLWINGQKVGYSQGSMTPAEFNITSYIRQGTNSVAVEVYRWSDGSYLEDQDMWRLSGIFREVFLVARPKIEIKDFYISSNLDENYKDASLQFKITLQNHSESTRSGYQIHAKLIDIKTKGIIKTFIQEEVDIDSHMEATITINGHIKEPKKWSAETPHLYKVIITLFDNEDQSVDIRSSEFGFRKIEIKDSRLYINGQSILIKGVNRHEFHPLYGHAVPPEVTEVDIKLIKANNINAIRTSHYPNSTVFYELCNRYGIYVMDECDLETHGLREKIPGSDPMWTDACIDRMERMVEKDKNHPCIIFWSLGNEAGYGDNFRKMKEAALRIDATRPIHYEGDHILDTSDVFSMMYATVEQTESIGQGKEVRVGIGEGWNKLGKKVKHEQYHEKPFIICEYAHCMANSLGNFKEYMNAFEEYDRCIGGFIWDFSDQSILMQTEDGKDFWTYGGDFGDEPNDFNFSGNGIVTADRRPQPALYEVKKVYQEIEVSPINLAEGQIEIFNKYRFKDLSFVNLVWQVLEDGIKIQEGMIKELEVKPLSKSIQTIPYSQGPIKDNAEYHLNLSFILQDDSTWAKAGYQIAWEQFKLWENKPLTVTENKDVISINSQGMKVNINKVSGLLESINYGKGEMLKAPITPNFWRAPIDNEGLGIYKEIKTKMLNYWLYGGYWRLVGGNRKVKQVLVTHDPTKVSVAVKSKVKYMKGYLELHYVIKSNKEITVTMSATPKREMIRFGMQFRLANDFDEMTWLGRGPHESYCDRKSGAAVGKYSGKVRELTHDYLKPQENGNRTDVRWISFTNASNCGLRFSHHGCNFLNASAWPYTMEDLEEASHIHELKERDYITVNIDHKQRGVGGSIPAMLKLLEEYKLPRGEKYSYSFTIQEEISE; from the coding sequence ATGGGATATCAAAAAGAGTTAAAGAAAAAAGTGGAATGGGAAGATCCGTCCATTATTCATCTAAATAAGGAGAGAGGTCATATTGTTGCTATGCCTTATGATGATGAAAAAGAGGCTTTTAAAGGGGGAGCATCAGCTTATAAGTCTTCGCTGAATGGAACTTGGAAATTTAATTGGGACAAAAGACCAGCGGACCGTCCTATAGATTTCTATAAGGAAAGCTATGATGTAAGCAGGTGGGATGACATAGATGTGCCATCTAACTGGCAAATGAAAGGCTATGGTATTCCCATCTACACAGATACTACTTATCCTTATAGCATTAATACAAAAAATATACCAAGCATCGATCATGAGTATAATCCAGTTGGTTCTTATAAAAGAACTTTTGAGATAACTGAAAAACTTGATAATAAAGAACTATACATTCATTTTGCAGGTGTTAAGTCAGCTTTTTATCTATGGATTAACGGACAAAAAGTAGGCTATAGTCAAGGGAGTATGACACCAGCTGAATTTAATATAACATCTTACATAAGACAAGGTACAAATAGTGTTGCTGTTGAAGTTTATCGTTGGAGTGATGGGAGTTATTTAGAAGATCAAGATATGTGGCGACTATCGGGTATTTTTAGAGAGGTTTTTCTTGTAGCTAGACCTAAGATTGAAATAAAAGATTTTTATATATCTTCTAATCTTGATGAGAACTATAAGGATGCAAGTTTACAATTTAAAATTACCTTGCAGAATCATAGTGAAAGCACTCGATCAGGTTATCAAATTCATGCCAAGTTAATCGACATAAAAACTAAAGGTATCATCAAGACATTCATTCAAGAAGAGGTTGATATAGATAGTCATATGGAAGCTACCATAACAATCAATGGGCATATTAAGGAACCTAAAAAATGGAGTGCAGAAACACCCCATTTATACAAGGTTATTATCACTTTATTTGATAACGAGGATCAGTCAGTTGACATTAGAAGTTCTGAATTCGGGTTTAGAAAAATTGAGATTAAAGATAGCAGGTTATATATTAATGGGCAATCCATCTTAATTAAAGGGGTAAATCGTCACGAGTTTCATCCTTTGTATGGGCATGCTGTACCACCAGAGGTAACAGAAGTTGATATAAAACTGATTAAAGCTAATAATATTAATGCTATACGAACCAGTCATTATCCCAACAGCACTGTTTTCTATGAGTTGTGCAATCGGTATGGCATCTATGTCATGGATGAATGTGATTTAGAAACCCACGGTTTAAGAGAGAAGATTCCAGGCAGTGATCCCATGTGGACCGATGCATGCATAGATAGAATGGAAAGAATGGTTGAAAAAGATAAGAACCATCCATGCATTATTTTTTGGTCATTAGGGAATGAAGCTGGATATGGTGATAATTTTCGGAAGATGAAAGAAGCAGCTCTTAGGATAGATGCTACACGACCTATCCATTATGAAGGTGACCATATTTTAGATACATCCGATGTATTTAGCATGATGTATGCAACTGTAGAACAGACAGAATCAATAGGTCAAGGGAAAGAAGTAAGAGTTGGAATAGGAGAAGGATGGAATAAGTTAGGTAAGAAAGTTAAGCATGAGCAGTATCATGAAAAACCATTCATCATATGTGAATATGCCCATTGTATGGCCAATAGTTTAGGTAATTTTAAAGAATATATGAACGCTTTTGAAGAGTATGACCGATGTATTGGAGGCTTCATATGGGATTTTTCAGATCAAAGTATATTAATGCAAACAGAAGACGGTAAAGACTTTTGGACCTATGGGGGAGATTTTGGTGATGAACCTAATGATTTCAACTTTTCTGGTAACGGTATAGTAACAGCAGACCGAAGACCACAACCTGCATTATACGAGGTCAAAAAAGTATACCAAGAAATTGAGGTTTCCCCTATAAACTTAGCTGAGGGGCAAATAGAGATTTTTAATAAGTATAGATTTAAGGATCTATCCTTCGTTAACTTAGTTTGGCAGGTTCTTGAAGATGGCATTAAAATTCAAGAAGGTATGATTAAAGAGCTAGAAGTAAAACCTCTTTCAAAAAGTATTCAAACCATTCCTTATAGTCAGGGACCAATAAAAGATAATGCTGAGTACCACTTAAATCTGTCTTTTATTCTTCAAGATGATTCAACGTGGGCAAAAGCAGGTTATCAAATTGCTTGGGAACAATTCAAGTTATGGGAAAATAAGCCTTTAACTGTGACGGAGAACAAAGATGTCATCAGTATTAATAGCCAGGGAATGAAAGTAAATATTAATAAAGTATCAGGCTTACTGGAATCCATCAATTATGGAAAAGGTGAGATGCTAAAGGCACCTATAACACCTAATTTCTGGAGAGCACCTATCGATAATGAGGGTCTAGGTATATATAAAGAAATTAAGACCAAAATGCTGAATTATTGGTTATATGGTGGATATTGGAGGTTGGTAGGTGGCAATAGGAAGGTCAAGCAAGTCCTTGTAACACATGATCCTACCAAGGTATCCGTTGCTGTTAAAAGCAAAGTAAAGTACATGAAGGGCTATTTAGAACTTCATTATGTCATCAAGTCCAATAAGGAGATTACTGTCACCATGTCCGCTACCCCTAAAAGAGAAATGATACGTTTTGGTATGCAATTTAGACTTGCCAATGATTTTGATGAAATGACATGGTTAGGAAGAGGACCTCATGAAAGTTATTGCGATAGAAAATCTGGTGCCGCTGTAGGGAAGTATTCAGGAAAGGTAAGGGAACTGACCCATGACTATTTAAAGCCCCAGGAGAATGGTAATCGAACAGATGTGAGATGGATTAGTTTTACCAATGCTTCAAACTGCGGGTTAAGGTTTTCTCATCATGGATGTAACTTTTTGAACGCAAGTGCATGGCCATATACCATGGAAGATCTAGAAGAAGCTTCGCATATTCATGAATTAAAGGAGCGGGATTACATTACAGTCAACATTGATCATAAGCAAAGAGGGGTTGGGGGAAGCATTCCAGCCATGTTGAAGTTATTAGAAGAATATAAATTACCAAGGGGAGAGAAGTACTCTTATAGTTTTACTATTCAAGAAGAAATAAGTGAGTAG